The following are from one region of the Brassica napus cultivar Da-Ae chromosome C5 unlocalized genomic scaffold, Da-Ae chrC05_Random_27, whole genome shotgun sequence genome:
- the LOC125594819 gene encoding uncharacterized protein LOC125594819 — MKEAAIWLNLHNALPKLDSPEFNIDAGLEKWQKPPPSFLKCNVGSSWDGATLTCGGEWLVRDEQGNVLLHSRRSFSQIESSLQAKLVALQWAAAAMCDLKLKKVIIESSVLEIKNSMDHPQLSLENYTNCSYALSTIHSIMGGSLSFVPISCNNSATTIADSVTRDQRHHSYVAWKGTRWLSSQIRQEASA, encoded by the coding sequence ATGAAAGAGGCTGCGATCTGGTTGAATCTACATAATGCTCTCCCTAAGTTAGACTCTCCTGAGTTTAATATTGATGCAGGTCTTGAGAAGTGGCAGAAACCCCCTCCTTCCTTTCTCAAATGCAATGTGGGATCATCATGGGATGGAGCCACACTTACATGTGGAGGTGAGTGGCTGGTTCGTGATGAGCAAGGAAATGTTTTGCTACACAGCAGAAGGTCTTTCTCTCAAATTGAATCTTCACTTCAAGCTAAATTGGTAGCATTACAGTGGGCTGCAGCAGCCATGTGCGACCTCAAGTTGAAGAAAGTAATCATAGAGTCATCTGTGCTAGAGATTAAAAATTCTATGGACCATCCACAGCTATCTTTAGAGAACTACACCAACTGTTCTTATGCTCTATCTACGATTCATTCCATTATGGGAGGCAGTTTGAGCTTTGTACCGATATCTTGCAACAACTCAGCAACGACGATTGCTGATAGTGTTACAAGAGATCAGAGACACCATTCATATGTCGCTTGGAAGGGTACTCGTTGGTTGTCGTCTCAAATTCGCCAAGAAGCATCAGCATAA